A genomic segment from Marmota flaviventris isolate mMarFla1 chromosome 7, mMarFla1.hap1, whole genome shotgun sequence encodes:
- the LOC139706486 gene encoding LOW QUALITY PROTEIN: uncharacterized protein (The sequence of the model RefSeq protein was modified relative to this genomic sequence to represent the inferred CDS: inserted 1 base in 1 codon; substituted 4 bases at 4 genomic stop codons) codes for MGQNTSTPLSLILDYWTKVHVRAQNLSFSVKRRTWQTLCASEWPTFGVGWPXKRSFYSPLIRKVRDIVFQPGPHSHPHQQPYILTWQDLCKSPPWVKPFLVPAPSPTPSPTTLSLKPSAPPPPPPSVLPESQDLTLLDSPPPPYPLPSSPNSQHPLSDSPAADSRMIKNPEAPMILPLRPXGPMIDNDHGGKMQAYQYWPFSSSDLYNXKNNNPPFSEDPTQLTGLVESLMFSHQPTWDDCQQLLGTLFMTEKRERILLEARKNILGPDGRPTQLPNIIEAGFPLNQLNWDPNTFESREHLSTYRQALIADLXVAARRPTNLAKVREIIQGPDESPSMFLEKIMEAYRRYTPFDPQAEDQKTYITMVFIRQAALDIKRKLQCLDGLQDMTLRDLIREAEKVCYKRETEEEKEQRREKEREQREDERSKKQTKALTKVLVTTTNRPEIKKQGERKRYLGSHQRPPLASDQCAYCKEKGHWAKECPRKRQPRQPAILTLEDDXESWGSDPLPELRVTFEMEGNPVNFEMDTGAIYSALKAPLGPLSNKRSLIQGAKDSKYRAWTTKRTMDMGKEKVHHSFLVIPECLAPLMGRDLLTKLRARITFNPEGPQMEFLNPSIKTPIVMALTISIEDEHQLFTPPKTNQTGILRPYQSAWNTPLLPVKKPGTGDYRPIQDLREINNRVQDIHPTVPNPYNLLSTLNPERKWYTVLDLKDAFFCLPLHKDSQLLFAFEWVNPETGTSGQLTWTRLPQGFKNSPTLFDEALHRDLNNFRTTHPEVTLLQYIDDLLLATDTKENCETGTQALLSKLAQLGYKASAKKAQICQQEVIFLGYSLRGDKRWLTEPRKQTIVQIPPPSNKKQLKEFLKTAGFCRLWIPGFASLYPLLKGDAQFQWTPEHQQAFDNIKRTLLSAQALALPDVEKPFTLYIEEKKRIAQGVLTQTLGPWKRPIAYLSKKLDPMANGWPHCLKAIAAAALLIKDANKLMLGQKLTIIAPHALESIIHQPPDRWLSNSRITHYQSLLLDKDRITLGPPAPLNPATLLPEQSSGPITHDCQHILAEETSIRRDLKDQPLTHPEVIWFTDGSSFLQDGKRRAVAAIISGTKVIWSSNFPEETSAQKAELIPLKKALKLAAGKKATIYTDSHYAFATAHIHGAIYQQRGLLTSAGKEIKNRDEILRLLSAMQSPRELTVVHCPGHQKGNDPIAVV; via the exons ATGGGACAGAACACTTCAACGCCTCTGTCCCTGATCCTTGATTACTGGACCAAAGTCCACGTAAGGGctcaaaatctttctttttcagtaaaacgccggacctggcagactctctgtgcctcagaatgGCCCACCTTTGGAGTTGGATGGC CCAAACGATCTTTCTACTCCCCACTAATTCGAAAAGTCAGAGATATTGTCTTTCAGCCGGGGCCACATAGCCATCCACATCAACAGCCGTATATCTTAACTTGGCAGGACCTCTGCAAATCTCCTCCATGGGTGAAGCCTTTCCTTGTTCCTGCCCCCTCTCCTACTCCTTCCCCCACGACTCTAtctctcaaaccctctgctcctcctccccctccaccctctgttctccctgagtctcaagatttgactctactggactctcctccccctccttatccCCTGCCCTCGTCCCCCAACTCCCAACACCCTCTAAGTGATTCCCCTGCTGCTGATTCA CGAATGATTAAAAACCCTGAAGCCCCCATGATACTCCCCCTCCGTCCCTAGGGGCCAATGATTGATAACGACCATGGGGGAAAAATGCAAGCCTATCAGTATTGGCCTTTCTCCTCTTCAGACCTATATAACTAGAAAAATAACAATCCCCCTTTTTCCGAGGACCCCACCCAGCTCACAGGTCTGGTTGAATCATTGATGTTTTCACACCAGCCTACTTGGGATGACTGCCAACAACTCCTAGGCACTCTCTTCATGACAGAGAAACGAGAGAGAATCCTCCTGGAAGCTAGAAAAAATATCCTCGGACCAGATGGACGACCAACACAACTTCCCAACATAATTGAAGCTGGCTTCCCCTTGAACCAACTCAACTGGGACCCCAACACCTTTGAAAgtagggagcatctgtccacttatcGCCAGGCTCTAATAGCAGATCTCTGAGTAGCTGCTAGGCGACcaactaatttggccaaggtaagagagattattcaagGGCCTGATGAATCTCCCTCTATGTTTCTAGAGAAAATTATGGAGgcatataggagatatactcctTTCGATCCTCAGGCAGAGGATCAAAAAACATATATCACGATGGTCTTTATTAGGCAAGCTGccctggatattaaaagaaaattacaatgcTTAGATGGATTACAAGATATGACTTTGAGAGATTTAATCAGAGAAGCCGAGAAGGTATGctataagagagaaactgaggaagagaaggaacaaaggagggagaaagaaagggagcaaagggaggatGAGAGAAGCAAAAAACAGACTAAGGCATTGACTAAGGTCCTGGTCACAACAACAAATAGGCCAGAAATTAagaaacagggagagaggaagagatacCTGGGCTCACACCAGAGGCCACCCCTGGCCTCAGATCAATGTGCCTACTGTAAAGAAAAAGGACACTGGGCCAAAGAGTGCCCTAGAAAGAGACAGCCACGCCAACCAGCCATTCTGACTCTGGAGGATGACTAGGAAAGTTGGGGCTCGGATCCCCTCCCTGAGCTCAGGGTAACTTTTGAAATGGAGGGGAACCCAGTAAACTTTGAAATGGATACAGGGGCAATATACTCAGCCCTTAAGGCCCCATTGGGCCCTCTATCAAATAAAAGGTCTCTAATTCAAGGGGCTAAAGACAGTAAATATCGGGCTTGGACAACTAAGAGGACCATGGACATGGGGAAAGAAAAAGTCCATCACTCCTTCCTAGTGATCCCAGAATGCCTGGCCCCATTGATGGGCAGAGATCTGCTCACCAAGCTCCGGGCCAGAATAACTTTTAACCCTGAAGGCCCCCAAATggaatttctaaatccttcaATAAAAACTCCTATAGTCATGGCTTTAACTATATCAATAGAAGATGAACATCAACTCTTCACACCCCCTAAAACTAATCAAACAG GGATCCTAAGGCCCTATCAATCGGCCTGGAACACTCCCCTGCTACCAGTAAAAAAGCCAGGAACCGGGGACTATCGCCCCATTCAAGACCTAAGAGAGATCAACAACAGAGTGCAGGACATTCACCCCACGGTACCTAATCCGTACAATCTGCTTAGCACTCTGAACCCTGAGCGAAAATGGTATACTGTtctggacttaaaagatgctttcttttgcttgcctctgcATAAAGATAGTCAGTTGCTGTTTGCTTTCGAGTGGGTAAACCCAGAAACCGGAACATCTGGTCAACTAACTTGGACCAGACTCCCACAGGGGTTCAaaaactcccccactctctttgatgaagcccTCCACAGAGATCTCAACAACTTCAGAACTACGCACCCCGAAGTCACCCTGCTTCAATATATAGATGACCTGCTACTGGCAACTGACACCAAGGAAAACTGTGAGACTGGGACCCAAGCATTATTATCCAAGCTTGCTCAACTTGGATATAAAGCTTCTgccaaaaaggcccaaatttgccagcaagaagtaatcttcctggGCTATTCCCTTAGGGGCGATAAACGATggctcactgagcccagaaaacaaaccatTGTGCAGATACCACCCCCATCTAACAAGAAGCAACTCAAAGAGTTTCTTAAGACTGCTGGCTTTTGCAGGTTATGGATACCTGGGTTTGCGTCCTTATACCCTCTATTAAAGGGAGATGCCCAATTCCAGTGGACCCCTGAGCACCAGCAAGCTTTTGATAACATCAAACGAACGCTGCTATCTGCTCAGGCCTTAGCACTCCCAGATGTAGAAAAACCCTTTACTCtctacattgaagaaaagaaaagaatagcacAAGGAGTGCTCACTCAGACTCTAGGACCCTGGAAAAGGCCTATAGCCTACTTGTCTAAAAAGCTGGACCCAATGGCTAATGGATGGCCCCATTGCCTAAAAGCTATAGCAGCGGCGGCCCTACTAATCAAGGATGCTAATAAGTTAATGCTGGGGCAGAAGCTAACCATTATAGCCCCCCATGCCCTAGAGAGCATCATCCACCAGCCACCAGACAGATGGCTATCAAACTCTAGAATAACACACTATCAGAGCCTGTTGCTCGACAAGGACAGAATAACGCTGGGACCCCCCGCCCCGCTTAACCCGGCTACACTACTACCTGAACAATCATCAGGACCCATCACTCATGACTGTCAACATATACTGGCAGAAGAAACCAGTATACGACGGGATTTAAAAGATCAGCCACTGACCCACCCTGAGGTCATATGGTTCACCGATGGCAGCAGCTTCCTCCAGGACGGTAAGCGGCGGGCTGTGGCAGCAATAATTAGTGGAACTAAAGTCATCTGGTCCTCTAACTTCCCGGAGGAAACATCGGCTCAAAAGGCAGAACTAATCCCCCTCAAAAAGGCATTGAAGCTAGCGGCAGGCAAAAAGGCCACCATATACACAGATAGCCACTATGCTTTTGCTACCGCTCATATACACGGGGCTATCTACCAGCAAAGGGGACTATTAACCTCGgcgggaaaagaaataaaaaacagagatgagATCCTCCGCCTCCTCTCAGCAATGCAAAGCCCTAGGGAACTAACTGTAGTGCACTGTCCAGGACACCAGAAAGGAAACGATCCCATAGCGGTTGTGTAA